Proteins co-encoded in one Phragmitibacter flavus genomic window:
- a CDS encoding SAM-dependent methyltransferase — translation MARALFDPSKGYYTANVGTVGRRGHFSTSATASTLLAQGIARWIKSQIQKPAPAIIEVGGGDGSLMHDLRRTLGWWQSRRYQWHMVEVSPVLQLKQREKLGTSVTWHQQLHSALDECNGNALIYHNELVDAFPVRLLQWSAVDSQWQEIHLQQEQPTWKETLLPFPPSDIPFTPLSVTPPAQPRQRIELHESYHQWLHSWAPHWKNGAMLTIDYGDLFPAIYHRRPTGTLRAYLHHQTLTGPELYLNMGRQDITSDVNFSDLIAWGNSLGWQAEPLLTQREFLLPVASKKPSAADAFLLEEFGAGTAFKVLVQKAGPSSF, via the coding sequence ATGGCGCGCGCGCTGTTCGATCCCTCCAAAGGTTACTACACCGCCAATGTCGGCACCGTCGGCCGACGCGGCCACTTCAGCACCAGCGCCACCGCTTCTACCCTGCTTGCGCAAGGCATCGCCCGCTGGATCAAAAGCCAGATTCAAAAGCCAGCCCCTGCCATCATCGAAGTCGGCGGCGGCGATGGCTCCCTCATGCACGACCTTCGCCGCACCCTCGGTTGGTGGCAATCACGCCGCTACCAATGGCACATGGTCGAAGTCTCTCCTGTCCTGCAACTCAAACAACGCGAAAAACTCGGCACCTCCGTCACCTGGCACCAGCAGCTGCACAGCGCCCTCGATGAATGTAACGGCAACGCGCTCATCTATCACAACGAACTCGTCGACGCCTTCCCCGTTCGACTTCTGCAATGGTCCGCCGTCGATTCCCAGTGGCAGGAAATTCATCTCCAGCAAGAGCAACCAACCTGGAAGGAAACCCTCCTCCCATTCCCCCCGTCCGACATCCCCTTCACCCCCCTTTCCGTCACCCCACCTGCTCAGCCTCGCCAACGCATCGAGCTCCATGAAAGTTACCACCAATGGCTTCACTCATGGGCACCCCATTGGAAAAACGGGGCCATGCTCACCATCGACTACGGCGATCTCTTTCCCGCCATCTATCACCGACGCCCCACCGGCACCCTGCGCGCTTATCTCCACCATCAAACCCTCACCGGCCCCGAACTCTACCTCAACATGGGCCGACAGGACATCACCAGCGACGTCAACTTCTCCGACCTCATCGCCTGGGGCAACTCCCTCGGCTGGCAAGCCGAACCCCTCCTCACCCAGCGCGAATTTTTGCTCCCGGTCGCGTCCAAAAAACCCTCCGCAGCCGACGCCTTCCTGCTTGAAGAATTCGGCGCAGGAACCGCATTTAAAGTGCTGGTCCAAAAAGCTGGACCCTCCTCCTTCTAA
- a CDS encoding class I adenylate-forming enzyme family protein, translated as MGLYETWQHIVSSHHQNIAVHPADSAPLRFHDLQSLVDQQTPLPARQIQPANASDGIVPFLVQTLRAWRDNAILCPVESDLTLPKLPDADVIPAHIAHLKFTSGTTGEPRCIMFRTSQLAADAENIRSTMGLDPVHPNLSVISLAHSYGFSNLVLPLLLQGHPLIVASDVLPASLVRACSGKPSITLPAVPAMWRAWFRAGILDQLPIHLAITAGAPMPVELEQTIHQQHNLKIHNFLGSSECGAIAYDPSPEPRTGPSYVGHPAHNVQVTISADNCLEVQSNAVAEGYLPAHPSLQHGKFITTDLAELHRHAIHLLGRASDTINLAGRKLDPTEIETLLLQHPDIHHCVVFGVPSRDATRCEETVAIIRTELPLTQSEIAQWIGTQLPPWKRPRHYWFTQELTPNARGKTPRPLWREKWLNQHKIDARPHTSLVDQKSTS; from the coding sequence ATGGGTTTGTATGAAACCTGGCAGCATATTGTCAGCAGTCACCACCAAAATATCGCCGTCCACCCGGCGGATTCAGCCCCCCTGCGCTTTCACGATCTGCAGTCGCTCGTCGACCAACAAACGCCACTTCCAGCCCGCCAGATCCAGCCCGCCAACGCCAGCGACGGCATCGTGCCATTCCTTGTGCAAACCCTGCGCGCCTGGCGCGACAACGCCATTCTTTGTCCCGTAGAATCCGATCTAACCCTGCCCAAACTCCCCGACGCCGACGTCATCCCCGCCCACATCGCCCACCTGAAGTTCACATCCGGCACCACCGGCGAGCCACGCTGCATCATGTTTCGCACCAGCCAGCTCGCTGCCGACGCCGAAAACATCCGCTCCACCATGGGACTCGATCCCGTCCATCCCAACCTCAGCGTCATCTCTCTCGCTCACAGCTACGGCTTCTCCAACCTCGTCCTCCCCCTCCTCCTTCAAGGCCATCCGCTCATCGTTGCCAGCGACGTCCTCCCCGCCTCTCTCGTTCGCGCCTGCTCGGGCAAACCCAGCATCACCCTTCCCGCCGTCCCCGCCATGTGGCGAGCCTGGTTCCGTGCCGGCATTCTCGACCAACTCCCCATTCACCTCGCCATCACCGCCGGTGCTCCCATGCCCGTCGAGCTCGAACAAACCATCCACCAGCAGCACAACCTCAAAATCCACAACTTCCTCGGCAGCAGCGAATGCGGTGCCATCGCTTACGACCCCAGCCCCGAACCCCGCACCGGCCCAAGCTACGTCGGCCATCCCGCCCACAACGTCCAAGTCACCATCTCTGCCGACAACTGCCTCGAAGTCCAAAGCAACGCCGTCGCCGAAGGTTACCTCCCTGCCCACCCCTCCCTCCAGCACGGCAAATTCATCACCACCGATCTCGCCGAACTCCACCGCCACGCCATCCACCTCCTTGGCCGCGCCAGCGACACCATCAATCTCGCCGGACGCAAACTCGATCCCACCGAAATCGAAACCCTCCTCCTTCAGCATCCCGACATCCACCACTGCGTCGTCTTTGGAGTCCCCAGCCGCGACGCCACCCGCTGCGAAGAAACCGTCGCCATCATCCGCACCGAGCTCCCTCTCACCCAATCCGAAATCGCCCAATGGATCGGCACCCAGCTCCCCCCCTGGAAACGCCCCCGCCACTACTGGTTCACCCAGGAGCTAACCCCCAACGCCCGCGGCAAAACTCCCCGACCCCTCTGGCGCGAAAAGTGGCTCAATCAGCACAAAATCGACGCCCGACCTCACACCAGTCTTGTTGACCAAAAATCGACCAGTTAG
- a CDS encoding beta-ketoacyl-[acyl-carrier-protein] synthase family protein — MSSLSNENSPSDRREYRVVITGAGIITSMGTGWRANADGFREGRQALREITVFDASRQRVQRAGEVVFDAPLPENQLTERQLSRLDRASKLLIYAGSEALKQSGWTEEMLAEEPVSICLGTSAGAMAIGEDYYQQKVEEPTRQRGLMENVILYQPSTQGRFLADALGMQGQISIITNACASGANAIGDAFRWIKKGRARRALAGGYDALAQMVFAGFDALQALSTTTPRPFDAQRDGLALGEGAGLVTLERYEDAVARGATILAEVVGYGSSTDLHHLTQPQPQGDAALRSMNMACEEAGVTAREVQYINSHGTGTPLNDVAEGMAIQRWAGDWTPKVMVSSTKASIGHLLGGAGAVEAVICLLALNEGFVPPTTTIRTLDPVCTFDLVREPRDAELDCVLTNSFGFGGANATLVMRRLP; from the coding sequence ATGTCATCGCTCTCCAATGAAAACTCACCTTCCGACCGCCGCGAATATCGGGTGGTGATTACTGGCGCGGGGATCATCACCTCGATGGGAACAGGCTGGAGGGCGAATGCGGATGGCTTTCGCGAAGGCAGGCAGGCGCTGCGGGAGATCACCGTGTTTGATGCGTCGCGGCAACGGGTGCAACGGGCGGGTGAGGTGGTGTTTGATGCGCCGCTGCCGGAGAACCAGCTGACGGAGCGTCAGTTGAGTCGCTTGGATCGGGCGTCGAAGTTGTTGATTTATGCGGGGTCGGAGGCGTTGAAGCAGAGCGGCTGGACGGAGGAGATGCTGGCGGAGGAGCCGGTATCGATTTGTCTGGGGACGAGCGCGGGGGCGATGGCGATCGGGGAGGATTATTATCAGCAGAAGGTGGAGGAGCCGACACGGCAGCGGGGGTTGATGGAGAATGTCATTTTGTATCAGCCTTCGACGCAGGGTCGGTTTCTGGCGGATGCGCTGGGCATGCAGGGTCAGATTTCGATCATCACCAATGCGTGTGCGAGTGGGGCGAATGCGATTGGGGATGCGTTTCGATGGATCAAGAAGGGGCGGGCAAGGAGAGCGTTGGCCGGGGGATATGATGCGCTGGCGCAGATGGTGTTTGCGGGATTTGATGCGTTGCAGGCTTTGAGCACGACGACGCCGAGGCCGTTTGATGCGCAGCGGGATGGTTTGGCGTTGGGAGAAGGGGCGGGATTGGTGACACTGGAGCGGTATGAGGACGCGGTGGCACGCGGGGCGACGATTTTGGCGGAGGTGGTGGGGTATGGATCGAGCACGGATTTGCATCACCTGACGCAACCGCAGCCCCAGGGGGATGCGGCGTTGCGCAGCATGAACATGGCATGCGAAGAGGCGGGGGTGACGGCGCGTGAGGTGCAGTATATCAATTCCCATGGCACCGGGACGCCGTTGAATGATGTGGCGGAAGGAATGGCGATTCAGCGTTGGGCAGGCGATTGGACGCCGAAGGTGATGGTGAGCAGCACGAAGGCATCGATTGGGCACTTGCTTGGCGGGGCGGGGGCGGTGGAGGCGGTGATTTGTTTGCTGGCGTTGAACGAGGGGTTTGTGCCGCCTACGACGACGATCCGGACGCTGGATCCGGTTTGCACGTTTGATCTGGTGCGGGAGCCGCGCGATGCGGAATTGGATTGTGTGCTGACCAACTCCTTTGGGTTTGGTGGAGCGAATGCCACCCTTGTCATGAGGAGGTTGCCATGA